The Branchiostoma floridae strain S238N-H82 unplaced genomic scaffold, Bfl_VNyyK Sc7u5tJ_1563, whole genome shotgun sequence genome contains a region encoding:
- the LOC118408261 gene encoding leucine-rich repeat and IQ domain-containing protein 4-like (The sequence of the model RefSeq protein was modified relative to this genomic sequence to represent the inferred CDS: added 128 bases not found in genome assembly) yields the protein MPPKSPKGGRKSPKGEKGKKGKKGKKKGKEEEKPEPKIIKKDIAIQAPTPDIAALLEAPTPTMLHEKLVQWVFGELRDRPAELRDRLLFLDLGQHGLEGLPDRLWELTDLEELHLEKNHLKELPDNIKLLKNLTTLYLHGNDLETLPPEVGQLGHLESLDVSNNPEFKIPLEHLLQLRQLKVLRLHNLHLGQVPEDILKWLLNLEILGLNGNQLVDLPIYTVRLNKLKELHLRNNNFSTLPVHVCSLSALTTLDLEGNKLHDLPNEIVQLVNLQEVYLQNNFFHHLPVQLCALGNIAVLELHGNHVKEIPPDICRLAKLREVNFSNNKIEKLPKEVGALVNLEVLYAKSNFLKSLPKAFGRLQRLRFVDFAQNRFEEMPVSLCMLGNLAVLAMDDNNLYHIPKEVANLRKLKELGLSGNVFEKFPEAICNLPSLEKLFLGQDHGQQLTSVPSTISKLTSLQDLCLEYNALTTLPDSISQLPALSRLSCHDNYLQKLPDSICELKALKYLYLHNNLLTALPSDFDFLTTLKELRIDAEKFAYPPADVC from the exons ATGCCGCCAAAAAGTCCGAAAGGAGGACGAAAGTCCCCGAAAGGAGAGAAggggaagaaaggaaagaagggaAAGAAGAAGGGAAAAGAAGAGGAGAAACCAGAACCAAA GATAATCAAGAAAGACATAGCAATTCAGGCGCCAACGCCAGACATTGCAGCGTTACTGGAGGCGCCGACACCCACCATGTTGCACGAAAAGCTGGTCCAGTGGGTGTTTGGCGAGCTACGCGACCGTCCGGCGGAGTTACGTGACCGTTTACTGTTCCTGGACCTGGGGCAGCACGGGTTGGAGGGGTTACCGGACAGGCTCTGGGAGTTAACAGACCTGGAAGAGCTGCATCTGGAGAAAAACCACCTCAAGGAACTTCCAGACAACATCAAG CTCTTAAAAAACCTGACCACCCTGTATCTCCATGGTAACGACCTGGAAACACTTCCCCCCGAGGTCGGGCAGCTAGGTCATCTGGAGAGTCTGGATGTCAGCAATAACCCTGAGTTCAAGATTCCTCTCGAG CACCTGTTACAGCTGCGGCAGCTGAAGGTGCTGCGGCTGCACAACCTGCACCTGGGACAGGTGCCTGAAGACATCCTGAAATGGCTTCTCAACCTGGAGATCCTAG GTCTGAATGGAAACCAGCTTGTTGATCTCCCCATATACACCGTCCGACTGAACAAACTAAAGGAGCTCCACCTCCGTAACAACAACTTCTCCACCCTCCCCGTCCACGTGTGTTCCCTCTCCGCGCTAACGACCCTCGACCTTGAGGGCAACAAGCTACACGACCTTCCCAACGAGATCGTCCAGTTGGTCAACCTCCAAGAG GTGTATCTACAGAACAACTTCTTCCACCACCTTCCCGTGCAGCTCTGCGCGCTCGGAAACATCGCGGTCCTCGAACTTCACGGGAACCACGTGAAggagatccctcccgacatctgcCGCCTCGCCAAGCTACGCGAGGTCAACTTCAGCAACAACAAGATCGAGAAACTCCCGAAGGAAGTCGGCGCGCTGGTCAACCTCGAGGTGTTGTACGCCAAGAGCAACTTCTTGAAGTCGCTGCCGAAAGCGTTTGGGCGTCTCCAGAGGTTGCGGTTTGTCGACTTTGCACAGAACCGGTTTGAGGAGATGCCGGTGTCCCTTTGCATGCTGGGTAATCTGGCGGTCCTGGCGATGGACGATAACAACTTGTACCACATCCCGAAAGAG GTGGCCAACTTGAGAAAGCTGAAGGAGTTGGGGTTGAGCGGAAACGTCTTCGAGAAGTTCCCAGAAGCTATCTGCAACCTACCAAGCTTGGAGAAGCTCTTCCTTGGACAG GACCATGGCCAGCAGTTGACCTCCGTGCCCAGCACCATCAGTAAGCTGACATCATTACAGGACCTGTGTCTGGAGTACAACGCACTGACGACGCTACCAGACTCCATCAGTCAGCTTCCGGCGCTGTCGCGTCTGTCATGCCACGATAACTACCTACAGAAGCTGCCAGATTCCATATGTGAACTGAAAG